One Lacunisphaera limnophila DNA window includes the following coding sequences:
- a CDS encoding AbrB/MazE/SpoVT family DNA-binding domain-containing protein → MSTKIYRVKFSTRGRVTIPALVRKKYGLKGGSKMAFEVTPSGALLLKPVATQQH, encoded by the coding sequence ATGAGCACGAAGATCTACCGAGTGAAGTTTTCGACACGGGGGCGGGTGACGATTCCGGCGCTGGTGCGGAAGAAGTATGGCCTCAAGGGCGGGTCAAAGATGGCGTTTGAGGTGACTCCGTCGGGGGCGTTACTGCTGAAGCCGGTCGCGACCCAGCAGCATTGA